The Cutaneotrichosporon cavernicola HIS019 DNA, chromosome: 5 DNA segment GAAGCGCCGGCGCAGAACACGGTGAGAAAAAAGTTCGTGCCCGCCGCTGCGATCATGAGTGAAGAACAACGTAAACAAAAGGCAATGGACGACCTGTTCGcaaaggccaaggacgactcggactcggacgacgagccacAGCGCCGCGGAGGTATTCCGCCCCCTGATGATGACTGGTAATCTAAATAGTACATTACATGCATCTACGCCgtgtccatctcgtcccCGGTTGGGAGACCACGCTCACGCAGCGTCTCCGCGACAACCTCATGCACGtccacgtcgtcctcacgGGCATAGTTGTCGTTCCTGCCGTCAGTGTCTTGACCCAACCCCGCCTGCCGGTTCACaactcccactcccacacccacacaacccaccacccaccaccacccacacAACATACCTTAAGCTCTGGGCGTACTTGGTCTGCACAGTGTTGAACAGGTCGCGGAGGTTGGCCAGCGCGCGACGAAGACAGTCGACAGCACTGAGCCCATCATACATCTGCACGCGGATGTGGATCTTGGGTTCGGAGGGGTGCGGCGCGCTGTATCCGCAGTACTCGACGTCGgggctggcgtcagcttgtttctctctctctctctccttctctcctccccttGTCTCTTCCTTtcccccccttcccttccccccccctccccccccccccccgaCTCACTCCTTCATGATCATCCACCGCAACGCATTCCCCAACGTatggtcctcctcccacagGCAGAACGTGCATGCCGAGTAGTCTGGTTCGTGGCCCGGCAGCTACCATCAGCATGACCAGGGAGGGACGCACAATAGTAATCTTGTCCATGGACGTCTCGCCCGCCGCAGCCATCTGGAGTACACCGGCATTGTCGAGCCGcgcgtggcggcgcgca contains these protein-coding regions:
- the RPC19 gene encoding uncharacterized protein (RNA polymerase Rpb3/Rpb11 dimerisation domain); this encodes MSTEAERKREEAAARRHARLDNAGVLQMAAAGETSMDKITILPGHEPDYSACTFCLWEEDHTLGNALRWMIMKDPDVEYCGYSAPHPSEPKIHIRVQMYDGLSAVDCLRRALANLRDLFNTVQTKYAQSLRNDNYAREDDVDVHEVVAETLRERGLPTGDEMDTA